One Salvelinus fontinalis isolate EN_2023a chromosome 11, ASM2944872v1, whole genome shotgun sequence DNA window includes the following coding sequences:
- the LOC129865198 gene encoding interleukin-15 receptor subunit alpha-like — protein sequence MRLRLLSLLLIVKVCRLNTVSRDVCPPLPQWKLTKPLNTRDSYQENDSLRYQCVDGYVRKAGTSNLIKCKWIGQVLQWIPPTLTCIPDPSIPTTIKPSTTQKTTPFPTTHLSVPTERVSPRPTSLSSLLSHTLHPVTKTQEVINTVTVTTTIINDITSVPVDKSSAVTSVSTKTVSPSESYCVSNRAPTSSQYPVDGEPEMRSATAIYAGVGGVVVTILLVAAFGVLMFWRRKRLQRFDLSPTPDEIVQMNVVT from the exons ACGTGTGCCCACCCCTGCCTCAGTGGAAGCTCACCAAGCCCCTGAACACGAGGGATAGTTATCAAGAAAACGATTCTCTGCGCTACCAGTGTGTGGATGGCTATGTGAGGAAGGCGGGGACCTCCAATCTCATCAAGTGCAAATGGATCGGTCAGGTTCTTCAGTGGATACCCCCAACACTGACATGCATAC CTGACCCATCCATTCCAACTACGATAAAAC CTTCAACAACCCAGAAGACAACTCCATTTCCTACAACGCACCTCTCAGTGCCCACAGAGAGAGTTAGCCCAAGACCAACCAGTCTCAGTTCACTTTTATCTCACACACTGC ATCCTGTCACAAAGACCCAAGAGGTCATTAATACGGTTACAGTGACAACCACCATCATCAATGACATCACATCAGTGCCAGTGGATAAGTCCAGTGCGGTGACCTCTGTCTCCACAAAGACCGTTTCTCCATCAGAGAGTTACTGTGTCTCCAACAGAGCCCCAACCTCCAGTCAGTATCCAGTTGACG GTGAGCCTGAGATGAGGTCTGCTACAGCCATATATGCGG GTGTAGGTGGTGTGGTAGTAACCATCTTGCTGGTTGCAGCGTTTGGAGTACTAATGTTTTGGAGAAGGAAACG GCTGCAGCGGTTTGATCTGTCGCCAACACCAGACGAAATAGTGCAAATGAATGTTGTGACATGA